Proteins co-encoded in one Apteryx mantelli isolate bAptMan1 chromosome 4, bAptMan1.hap1, whole genome shotgun sequence genomic window:
- the TCIRG1 gene encoding V-type proton ATPase 116 kDa subunit a 3 isoform X2, producing MGSLFRSEEVCLAQLFLQSASAYTCVSELGERGLLEFRDLNPNVTAFQRRFVGEVRRCEEMEKTFTFLHQELRKAGRVLGPCPDNPAAPLARDALHIQEQSEQLAQELREVSRNRESLHGRLRELREYLHVLREGQRFTSLPASLGSPPRPRAHSEREPILDPSVSQHLDRKINFVAGVVHPWRVSAFERLLWRACRGYLVANFVEMPEPMEDPATGESITWVIFLISFWGEQIGQKIRKISDCFHCHVYPYPESETSRTDTLTGLLSQIQDLSVVLEETEQYLAQVLDKVMLVLPTWRVRVQKMKAVYLVLNQCSFDVTEKCLIAEVWCPVRDLTQVQDALRQGSYKSGSSVECFVQRIPTSESPPTLIRTNKFTAGFQSIVDAYGVASYQEVNPAPYAIITFPFIFAIMFGDVGHGLLMFLFALWMVLYENSPSLRQASNEIWLTFFEGRYLILLMGAFSIYTGFIYNECFSKATVIFPSAWSVATMANHSSWSSDYLATHPSLTLDPNVTGVFQGPYPFGIDPIWSLATNHLNFLNSFKMKMSVVLGIVHMGFGVFLGVFNHVHFQQRHRLVLEFLPEMVFLLALFGYLVFLIFYKWIKFSAVNSTVAPSILIHFINMFLFTSNDKNLPLYEGQVPVQTVLVVLALAAVPVLFLGTPLYLYCRQRSRGMGHPAPVTRGEQEPLLEGQEAGNSVNATKEDVESGAHVHDAEHFEFSEVFMHQAIHTIEYCLGCISNTASYLRLWALSLAHAQLSEVLWTMVMHNGFVRLNYVGGVVLVPVFAFFAVLTVAILLVMEGLSAFLHALRLHWVEFQNKFYVGAGYKLCPFAFTPDVWE from the exons ctgaACCCCAACGTGACCGCTTTCCAGCGGCGGTTCGTGGGCGAAGTGCGGCGCTGCGAGGAGATGGAGAAGACGTTCA CCTTCCTGCACCAGGAGCTGCGCAAGGCCGGGCGGGTGCTGGGGCCGTGTCCTGACAACCCGGCGGCCCCGCTGGCCCGTGACGCCCTGCACATCCAGGAGCAGTCAGAGCAGCTGGCACAGGAGCTGCGCGAAGTCAGCCGCAACCGGGAATCGCTGCACGGGCGCCTCCGGGAGCTGCGCGAGTACCTGCACGTCCTACGCGAGGGCCAGCGCTTCACCAGCCTCCCG GCATCACTGGGctccccacctcggccccgggccCACTCGGAGCGTGAGCCCATCCTTGACCCCTCTGTGAGCCAGCACCTTGACCGCAAAATCAA CTTTGTGGCGGGCGTCGTTCACCCGTGGCGGGTGAGTGCCTTCGAGCGGCTGCTGTGGCGCGCCTGCCGTGGCTACCTCGTCGCCAACTTCGTGGAGATGCCTGAGCCCATGGAAGACCCAGCCACG GGCGAGAGCATCACCTGGGTCATCTTCCTCATCTCCTTCTGGGGCGAGCAGATAGGGCAGAAGATCCGCAAGATCTCCGACTG CTTTCACTGCCATGTGTACCCCTACCCTGAGAGCGAGACTAGCCGCACGGACACCCTGACGGGGCTGCTCAGCCAGATCCAGGACCTCAGTGTG gtgttggaggagacagagcaGTACTTGGCGCAGGTGCTGGacaaggtgatgctggtgctgcccacGTGGCGGGTGCGGGTGCAGAAGATGAAGGCGGTCTACCTCGTCCTCAACCAGTGCAGCTTCGATGTCACCGAGAAGTGCCTCATCGCTGAGGTCTGGTGCCCCGTGCGTGACCTCACACAGGTGCAGGACGCCCTGCGCCAGGGATCG TATAAGAGCGGCTCAAGCGTGGAGTGCTTTGTGCAGCGCATCCCCACCTCGGAGAGCCCCCCGACGCTCATCCGCACCAACAAGTTCACTGCTGGCTTCCAAAGCATCGTGGATGCCTATGGGGTGGCCAgctaccaggaggtgaaccctg CACCCTATGCCATCATCACGTTCCCCTTCATCTTCGCCATCATGTTCGGGGATGTGGGTCATGGGCTGCTCATGTTCCTCTTTGCCCTCTGGATGGTGCTGTACGAGAATAGCCCCAGCTTGCGGCAGGCCAGCAACGAG ATCTGGCTGACGTTCTTTGAAGGGCGCTACCTCATCCTGCTCATGGGGGCCTTCTCCATCTACACTGGCTTCATCTACAATGagtgcttcagcaaagccaccgTCATATTCCCCTCGGCCTGGAGCGTGGCCACCATGGCCAACCACTCCTCCTGGAG TTCTGACTACCTCGCCACTCACCCGTCCCTCACCCTGGACCCCAACGTCACAGGCGTCTTCCAAGGGCCCTATCCTTTTGGAATTGACCCA ATCTGGAGTTTGGCCACCAATCACCTCAACTTCCTCAACTCCTTCAAGATGAAGATGTCCGTGGTGCTGGGCATCGTGCACATGGGCTTTGGTGTCTTCCTGGGGGTCTTCAACCACGT GCACTTCCAGCAGCGACACCGGCTGGTGCTGGAGTTCCTGCCCGAGATGGTCTTCCTGCTGGCCCTTTTTGGCTACCTTGTCTTCCTCATCTTTTACAAGTGGATCAAGTTCAGTGCCGTCAACTCCACGGTGGCCCCCAGCATCCTCATCCACTTCATCAACATGTTCCTCTTCACGTCCAATGACAAAAACCTCCCGCTCTACGAGGGGCAG GTGCCCGTGCAGACTGTACTGGTGGTGCTGGCTCTGGCAGCGGTGCCTGTCCTGTTCTTGGGAACGCCCCTCTACTTGTACTGCCGACAGCGCTCGCGGGGGATGGGCCACCCTGCG CCAGTGACCAGGGGGGAGCAGGAGCCGCTGCTGGAGGGACAGGAGGCTGGCAACTCCGTCAACGCCACCAAGGAGGATGTGGAGAGTGGGGCGCATGTCCACGATGCCGAG CACTTCGAGTTCTCCGAGGTCTTCATGCACCAGGCGATCCACACCATTGAGTACTGCCTGGGCTGCATCTCCAACACTGCGTCCTACCTGCGACTCTGGGCCCTCAGCCTGGCGCATGCGC AGCTGTCGGAGGTCCTCTGGACCATGGTGATGCACAATGGGTTTGTGCGGCTGAACTATGTCGGGGGCGTCGTGCTGGTGCCCGTCTTCGCCTTCTTTGCTGTGCTCACCGTGGCCATCCTGCTGGTGATGGAGGGGCTCTCAGCCTTCCTGCATGCCCTGCGACTGCACTG GGTGGAGTTTCAGAACAAGTTCTATGTGGGTGCTGGGTACAAGCTGTGCCCCTTCGCCTTCACACCCGACGTCTGGGAGTAG
- the TCIRG1 gene encoding V-type proton ATPase 116 kDa subunit a 3 isoform X1, with protein sequence MGSLFRSEEVCLAQLFLQSASAYTCVSELGERGLLEFRDLNPNVTAFQRRFVGEVRRCEEMEKTFTFLHQELRKAGRVLGPCPDNPAAPLARDALHIQEQSEQLAQELREVSRNRESLHGRLRELREYLHVLREGQRFTSLPQASLGSPPRPRAHSEREPILDPSVSQHLDRKINFVAGVVHPWRVSAFERLLWRACRGYLVANFVEMPEPMEDPATGESITWVIFLISFWGEQIGQKIRKISDCFHCHVYPYPESETSRTDTLTGLLSQIQDLSVVLEETEQYLAQVLDKVMLVLPTWRVRVQKMKAVYLVLNQCSFDVTEKCLIAEVWCPVRDLTQVQDALRQGSYKSGSSVECFVQRIPTSESPPTLIRTNKFTAGFQSIVDAYGVASYQEVNPAPYAIITFPFIFAIMFGDVGHGLLMFLFALWMVLYENSPSLRQASNEIWLTFFEGRYLILLMGAFSIYTGFIYNECFSKATVIFPSAWSVATMANHSSWSSDYLATHPSLTLDPNVTGVFQGPYPFGIDPIWSLATNHLNFLNSFKMKMSVVLGIVHMGFGVFLGVFNHVHFQQRHRLVLEFLPEMVFLLALFGYLVFLIFYKWIKFSAVNSTVAPSILIHFINMFLFTSNDKNLPLYEGQVPVQTVLVVLALAAVPVLFLGTPLYLYCRQRSRGMGHPAPVTRGEQEPLLEGQEAGNSVNATKEDVESGAHVHDAEHFEFSEVFMHQAIHTIEYCLGCISNTASYLRLWALSLAHAQLSEVLWTMVMHNGFVRLNYVGGVVLVPVFAFFAVLTVAILLVMEGLSAFLHALRLHWVEFQNKFYVGAGYKLCPFAFTPDVWE encoded by the exons ctgaACCCCAACGTGACCGCTTTCCAGCGGCGGTTCGTGGGCGAAGTGCGGCGCTGCGAGGAGATGGAGAAGACGTTCA CCTTCCTGCACCAGGAGCTGCGCAAGGCCGGGCGGGTGCTGGGGCCGTGTCCTGACAACCCGGCGGCCCCGCTGGCCCGTGACGCCCTGCACATCCAGGAGCAGTCAGAGCAGCTGGCACAGGAGCTGCGCGAAGTCAGCCGCAACCGGGAATCGCTGCACGGGCGCCTCCGGGAGCTGCGCGAGTACCTGCACGTCCTACGCGAGGGCCAGCGCTTCACCAGCCTCCCG CAGGCATCACTGGGctccccacctcggccccgggccCACTCGGAGCGTGAGCCCATCCTTGACCCCTCTGTGAGCCAGCACCTTGACCGCAAAATCAA CTTTGTGGCGGGCGTCGTTCACCCGTGGCGGGTGAGTGCCTTCGAGCGGCTGCTGTGGCGCGCCTGCCGTGGCTACCTCGTCGCCAACTTCGTGGAGATGCCTGAGCCCATGGAAGACCCAGCCACG GGCGAGAGCATCACCTGGGTCATCTTCCTCATCTCCTTCTGGGGCGAGCAGATAGGGCAGAAGATCCGCAAGATCTCCGACTG CTTTCACTGCCATGTGTACCCCTACCCTGAGAGCGAGACTAGCCGCACGGACACCCTGACGGGGCTGCTCAGCCAGATCCAGGACCTCAGTGTG gtgttggaggagacagagcaGTACTTGGCGCAGGTGCTGGacaaggtgatgctggtgctgcccacGTGGCGGGTGCGGGTGCAGAAGATGAAGGCGGTCTACCTCGTCCTCAACCAGTGCAGCTTCGATGTCACCGAGAAGTGCCTCATCGCTGAGGTCTGGTGCCCCGTGCGTGACCTCACACAGGTGCAGGACGCCCTGCGCCAGGGATCG TATAAGAGCGGCTCAAGCGTGGAGTGCTTTGTGCAGCGCATCCCCACCTCGGAGAGCCCCCCGACGCTCATCCGCACCAACAAGTTCACTGCTGGCTTCCAAAGCATCGTGGATGCCTATGGGGTGGCCAgctaccaggaggtgaaccctg CACCCTATGCCATCATCACGTTCCCCTTCATCTTCGCCATCATGTTCGGGGATGTGGGTCATGGGCTGCTCATGTTCCTCTTTGCCCTCTGGATGGTGCTGTACGAGAATAGCCCCAGCTTGCGGCAGGCCAGCAACGAG ATCTGGCTGACGTTCTTTGAAGGGCGCTACCTCATCCTGCTCATGGGGGCCTTCTCCATCTACACTGGCTTCATCTACAATGagtgcttcagcaaagccaccgTCATATTCCCCTCGGCCTGGAGCGTGGCCACCATGGCCAACCACTCCTCCTGGAG TTCTGACTACCTCGCCACTCACCCGTCCCTCACCCTGGACCCCAACGTCACAGGCGTCTTCCAAGGGCCCTATCCTTTTGGAATTGACCCA ATCTGGAGTTTGGCCACCAATCACCTCAACTTCCTCAACTCCTTCAAGATGAAGATGTCCGTGGTGCTGGGCATCGTGCACATGGGCTTTGGTGTCTTCCTGGGGGTCTTCAACCACGT GCACTTCCAGCAGCGACACCGGCTGGTGCTGGAGTTCCTGCCCGAGATGGTCTTCCTGCTGGCCCTTTTTGGCTACCTTGTCTTCCTCATCTTTTACAAGTGGATCAAGTTCAGTGCCGTCAACTCCACGGTGGCCCCCAGCATCCTCATCCACTTCATCAACATGTTCCTCTTCACGTCCAATGACAAAAACCTCCCGCTCTACGAGGGGCAG GTGCCCGTGCAGACTGTACTGGTGGTGCTGGCTCTGGCAGCGGTGCCTGTCCTGTTCTTGGGAACGCCCCTCTACTTGTACTGCCGACAGCGCTCGCGGGGGATGGGCCACCCTGCG CCAGTGACCAGGGGGGAGCAGGAGCCGCTGCTGGAGGGACAGGAGGCTGGCAACTCCGTCAACGCCACCAAGGAGGATGTGGAGAGTGGGGCGCATGTCCACGATGCCGAG CACTTCGAGTTCTCCGAGGTCTTCATGCACCAGGCGATCCACACCATTGAGTACTGCCTGGGCTGCATCTCCAACACTGCGTCCTACCTGCGACTCTGGGCCCTCAGCCTGGCGCATGCGC AGCTGTCGGAGGTCCTCTGGACCATGGTGATGCACAATGGGTTTGTGCGGCTGAACTATGTCGGGGGCGTCGTGCTGGTGCCCGTCTTCGCCTTCTTTGCTGTGCTCACCGTGGCCATCCTGCTGGTGATGGAGGGGCTCTCAGCCTTCCTGCATGCCCTGCGACTGCACTG GGTGGAGTTTCAGAACAAGTTCTATGTGGGTGCTGGGTACAAGCTGTGCCCCTTCGCCTTCACACCCGACGTCTGGGAGTAG
- the TBX10 gene encoding T-box transcription factor TBX10 produces the protein MLPGEGSPFPASPEWAGTAGRPCLLGPPPAGTRLGAEGPGSGAKNQRVCHVAVQLEMGSLWEEFNRLGTEMIVTKAGRRMFPTFQVKLSGLDPLADYVLLMDFIPLDDKRYRYAFHSSSWLVAGRADPVAPGRVHFHPDSPAKGAQWMRQIVSFDKLKLTNNLLDDNGHIILNSMHRYQPRFHVVFVDPRRDSERFAHENFKSFSFPETQFMAVTAYQNHRITQLKIASNPFAKGFRDCEPEAWSGVPAGSLLGALSRTRGAALSSQPKEKQEKGAPRTRRCSSGDLVPAMPREPAPLHQRALVPAAGAPGFPELPVPPYQPLAYHSVYVGAKPRAVPYPLPALRAAGFHTLNVYGTGPAPAFGYSQQ, from the exons ATGCTGCCAGGAGAGGGGAGTCCCTTCCCTGCCAGCCCCGAGTGGGCAGGCACCGCGGGAAGACCCTGCCTGCTGGGGCCACCCCCAGCGGGCACCAGGCtgggggccgaggggccgggATCTGGCGCGAAGAACCAGCGTGTGTGCCACGTGGCAGTGCAGCTGGAGATGGGCAGCCTCTGGGAGGAGTTCAACCGCCTGGGCACCGAGATGATCGTCACCAAGGCGGGGAG GAGGATGTTCCCCACCTTCCAGGTAAAGCTCTCTGGGCTGGACCCGCTGGCCGATTACGTCCTGCTCATGGATTTCATCCCACTGGATGACAAGAGATACAG aTACGCCTTCCACAGCTCTTCCTGGCTGGTGGCAGGACGGGCCGACCCCGTGGCGCCCGGCCGTGTCCACTTCCACCCAGACTCACCTGCCAAGGGGGCCCAGTGGATGCGGCAGATCGTCTCCTTTGACAAGCTCAAGCTCACCAACAACCTCCTGGACGACAACGGCCAC ATCATCCTCAACTCCATGCACCGGTACCAGCCCCGCTTCCACGTGGTCTTTGTGGACCCCCGGCGGGACAGTGAGCGCTTCGCCCACGAGAACTTCAAGTCCTTCAGCTTCCCTGAAACCCAGTTCATGGCAGTGACAGCCTACCAAAACCACCGG ATCACACAGCTGAAGATCGCCAGCAACCCCTTTGCCAAGGGCTTCCGGGACTGCGAGCCCGAGGCCTG GTCTGGGGTGCCAGCGGGGTCCCTGCTGGGTGCACTGTCACGGACGCGGGGGGCAGCGCTCTCCTCCCAGCcgaaggagaagcaggagaaaG GGGCTCCCAGGACCCGTCGGTGCAGTAGTGGGGACCTGGTGCCAGCCATGCCCCGCGAGCCAGCCCCACTCCACCAGCGGGCTCTCGTCCCGGCGGCAGGGGCCCCCGGCTTCCCGGAGCTGCCTGTGCCCCCCTATCAGCCCCTCGCCTACCACAGCGTGTACGTGGGAGCCAAGCCCCGTGCCGTGCCCTACCCCCTTCCCGCCCTGCGGGCCGCCGGCTTCCACACGCTCAACGTCTACGGGACCGGACCGGCGCCCGCCTTTGGCTACAGCCAGCAGTGA